From Candidatus Omnitrophota bacterium, one genomic window encodes:
- a CDS encoding glycosyltransferase — protein MKRVIQICDRAAFVLFGVIFGIITAAAFAALAFFKKKRHGAGPVNELSFAVFDLISNKYSSMFEDALLNGYISKHHYIYLDFNNRYDRFEKMEDKIFFYSVAAHPDNTLYNSGFTMMSMLFTELKILAAAFRIARRENISFVKAHDPHLLGFNGLMVSRWFRLPCVLHMNSDFGMKYRGTGKVSAPIFISRGLEKLFESAIINSYDIVMADRKFYSKSASFPKRSLRKYRAFGVRVERLHYSDPDSRKDLKGAMGLDNKKILLYVGRLHPVKYPEDALKALAIIRRSVGDAVLLVAGSGILEEPLKEMARREGLQESVIFLGPKKYEELIDILYTADLLLAPHGGVTLVESALASTPIVTYDFDWHGEFLEDGKMGYIVPFRDVRTMAEKAVDILKDESLRLAMGDYCRKAAVSGYSRERSIENEKTIYDSLMSI, from the coding sequence GTGAAGAGAGTAATACAGATCTGCGATAGGGCGGCATTTGTCCTGTTCGGCGTCATCTTCGGCATTATTACGGCCGCAGCGTTTGCCGCGCTCGCTTTTTTTAAGAAGAAAAGACATGGCGCGGGGCCCGTCAATGAGCTCTCATTCGCCGTATTCGACCTCATAAGCAATAAATATTCGAGCATGTTCGAGGATGCGCTCCTGAACGGTTATATTTCGAAGCACCACTACATCTATCTGGATTTTAATAACAGGTATGACAGGTTCGAGAAGATGGAGGATAAGATATTTTTTTACAGTGTGGCCGCGCATCCCGACAATACATTGTATAATTCCGGATTTACCATGATGAGCATGCTCTTCACCGAGCTGAAGATATTGGCAGCGGCGTTCCGGATAGCGCGGCGTGAAAATATAAGTTTCGTTAAAGCGCACGACCCGCATCTCCTGGGCTTCAACGGCCTTATGGTCTCCCGATGGTTCAGGCTTCCATGCGTGCTGCACATGAACTCCGATTTCGGCATGAAGTATCGGGGGACGGGGAAGGTGTCGGCTCCCATATTCATTTCAAGAGGGCTGGAGAAGCTTTTCGAGTCCGCCATAATAAATTCATATGACATAGTGATGGCGGACAGGAAGTTCTATTCAAAGTCGGCGAGTTTCCCGAAAAGGAGCCTGAGGAAGTACAGGGCGTTCGGAGTCCGCGTCGAGAGGCTGCACTACAGCGATCCGGATTCCAGAAAAGACCTGAAAGGCGCGATGGGCCTGGATAATAAAAAGATCCTGCTTTACGTCGGCAGGCTGCATCCGGTCAAATATCCTGAAGACGCATTAAAGGCGCTCGCCATCATAAGGCGATCGGTCGGCGACGCCGTGCTCCTCGTGGCCGGCTCAGGGATATTGGAGGAACCGCTGAAGGAGATGGCCCGCCGGGAAGGGCTCCAGGAGAGCGTTATCTTCCTTGGACCGAAGAAGTACGAAGAGCTTATCGATATTCTTTATACGGCGGATCTCCTGCTCGCCCCGCATGGCGGCGTTACGCTGGTGGAATCAGCGCTCGCGTCGACGCCGATCGTCACTTATGATTTTGACTGGCACGGGGAGTTCCTCGAAGACGGTAAGATGGGGTACATAGTTCCTTTTCGTGATGTCCGAACCATGGCGGAAAAGGCCGTCGATATCCTGAAGGATGAATCGCTCAGGCTCGCGATGGGCGATTATTGCCGCAAGGCCGCCGTATCCGGTTATTCGCGGGAAAGATCGATCGAGAATGAGAAGACGATATATGACAGCCTTATGAGCATATGA
- a CDS encoding radical SAM protein produces MKILFIDPMGDKESTGLNIGIAYCATSALRRGHIVSVLDFVNIRVDEPLKSIRDAVDAFKPDAIGISVTNMSFNNVKAYVKEMKKYFKGTVILGGPEVSALKGKALELIPEADIAVIGEGELTLVELLNALDKKAALGPVKGLAWRNGRDITINPPREFIGDLDSIEFPDYGVFGVDKMDVYPIVTTRGCPYGCVFCFSHLGKKWRARSPENIIKEIRAAKERYGAKMFHVCDASFNVDIGRVEKFCRLLVEEKLDMPWVVQGFRADRMTEGLMQSLKDANCRRIWVGIETLEEDVFKKINKGETIEQIRKGIALMKKHNIEIFGYMLMGLPGDTFKKTLRSFENARKLDLDLLAYASCVPFTGTGIERWAKDNAVMLADAYNISSIGTRYGSIAYETKDFPLKERIKARRILNIRSGSYNEPDMHPILFKIKKWLLILRYDYRNFFKRLKQSVSYRKNYRTSVDSINLRRGIYFTRLPDGKWGVSGDSRTVQEKPLPQKRYFLDLKRLTMSEVDAGE; encoded by the coding sequence ATGAAGATACTTTTCATAGATCCGATGGGTGACAAGGAATCGACGGGGCTCAATATCGGTATAGCGTATTGCGCGACCAGCGCCCTGAGGCGCGGCCATATCGTCAGCGTTCTGGATTTTGTCAATATTCGGGTGGATGAGCCGCTCAAGTCCATCAGGGACGCGGTGGATGCCTTCAAACCGGACGCGATAGGGATATCGGTCACCAATATGAGCTTCAACAACGTGAAGGCCTACGTGAAAGAGATGAAAAAATATTTTAAGGGCACCGTGATATTGGGCGGCCCCGAGGTGTCCGCGCTTAAGGGCAAGGCGCTCGAGCTTATCCCGGAAGCCGACATTGCAGTCATAGGCGAAGGCGAGCTGACGCTTGTAGAACTGCTGAATGCCTTGGACAAAAAGGCAGCACTCGGTCCCGTCAAGGGCCTGGCCTGGCGGAACGGGCGGGATATCACGATCAATCCTCCCAGGGAATTCATAGGCGATCTCGACTCGATCGAATTCCCCGATTACGGCGTATTCGGCGTCGACAAGATGGATGTCTATCCTATCGTTACCACCCGCGGCTGTCCGTATGGCTGCGTATTCTGTTTCTCGCACTTAGGGAAGAAGTGGAGGGCGCGCTCTCCGGAGAATATCATAAAGGAGATCAGGGCGGCAAAGGAGCGATATGGAGCGAAGATGTTCCATGTATGCGACGCGTCGTTCAATGTCGATATAGGCCGCGTGGAAAAATTCTGCAGGCTTTTAGTGGAAGAGAAACTCGATATGCCGTGGGTCGTACAGGGATTCAGGGCCGACAGGATGACGGAGGGCCTGATGCAGAGCCTTAAGGACGCGAACTGCCGGCGCATATGGGTCGGTATAGAGACGCTTGAAGAGGATGTCTTTAAGAAGATCAATAAAGGCGAGACCATAGAGCAGATCCGGAAAGGGATCGCGCTGATGAAGAAACATAATATAGAGATCTTCGGATATATGCTTATGGGGCTCCCGGGCGATACCTTCAAAAAGACATTGAGGTCGTTTGAAAACGCGAGGAAGCTGGATCTCGATCTCCTGGCGTACGCTTCTTGCGTGCCCTTCACCGGTACAGGGATCGAACGATGGGCGAAGGACAACGCCGTGATGCTTGCCGACGCTTATAACATCTCGTCGATAGGCACGCGGTACGGCAGCATCGCTTACGAGACCAAAGATTTCCCGTTGAAAGAACGCATAAAGGCCAGGCGCATCCTGAATATAAGAAGCGGAAGCTACAATGAGCCGGATATGCATCCGATCCTGTTTAAGATCAAAAAATGGCTGCTGATCCTGAGGTACGATTATCGGAACTTTTTCAAAAGGCTGAAGCAGTCCGTATCGTACAGGAAAAATTACAGGACAAGCGTCGACAGCATTAATCTGAGGCGCGGGATATATTTTACAAGGCTGCCCGACGGTAAATGGGGAGTCAGCGGCGACAGCCGGACAGTTCAAGAGAAGCCCCTGCCGCAAAAACGGTATTTTCTCGATCTAAAACGCCTTACCATGTCAGAGGTCGATGCCGGTGAATGA
- a CDS encoding class I SAM-dependent methyltransferase, whose protein sequence is MISDKWIDDTLYKAKAEASDLQPWHDYFESKARELRTILRFSGCGDADSVLEIGCGNGFTALLLSEKAKRVEAFDLPLKDPVSHSMGIGAANELVKRLNSINVHVTGGSAETLPFKDGSFRLIFSEYALQYVKNKDKALMEMHRVLTDDGRIIMVVPNFMERVFSPIMKYKYAAQRILSRIFKSGHAKAVSAAQGGAGCPQSACAQDKLAALRDQLLLRPDGAYKSFMEEMFRHTPGSWKKLFERNGFKVVNTFSTQILPLGVFDILGTSVVRFLSHRSHYLNDRLGGLPLIKNIGYSIGLVIEKG, encoded by the coding sequence ATGATAAGCGATAAGTGGATAGATGATACGCTCTATAAGGCTAAGGCGGAGGCTTCCGACCTTCAGCCGTGGCATGACTATTTCGAATCCAAGGCGAGAGAGTTAAGGACGATACTTCGTTTTTCCGGATGCGGCGATGCCGATTCGGTATTGGAGATAGGATGCGGTAACGGTTTTACGGCTTTGCTCCTGTCCGAGAAGGCGAAGAGGGTGGAGGCGTTCGATTTGCCGCTCAAGGATCCTGTGAGCCATTCGATGGGCATAGGGGCCGCTAATGAGCTTGTGAAGAGATTGAATAGCATAAATGTGCATGTCACCGGGGGTTCAGCTGAAACGCTGCCCTTCAAGGACGGATCGTTCCGCCTCATATTCTCGGAGTACGCGCTGCAGTACGTGAAGAATAAGGATAAAGCCCTTATGGAAATGCACCGGGTGCTGACTGACGATGGCCGTATTATAATGGTGGTGCCAAATTTTATGGAGCGCGTCTTCTCGCCCATTATGAAGTATAAATATGCGGCACAGCGGATCCTGTCCCGTATATTCAAGAGCGGCCATGCGAAAGCGGTATCGGCCGCGCAGGGCGGCGCTGGCTGCCCTCAGAGCGCCTGCGCACAGGATAAACTCGCGGCGCTGAGAGACCAGTTATTGTTGAGGCCGGACGGCGCATACAAAAGTTTTATGGAAGAGATGTTCAGGCATACGCCGGGTTCATGGAAAAAGTTATTCGAGAGGAACGGGTTTAAAGTGGTGAACACTTTTTCCACACAGATACTGCCGCTGGGGGTTTTCGATATTCTGGGGACTTCGGTAGTCAGGTTTCTATCTCACCGATCGCACTATCTTAATGACAGGCTCGGCGGCCTCCCATTGATAAAAAATATCGGGTACTCTATAGGGCTGGTAATCGAGAAGGGCTGA
- a CDS encoding class I SAM-dependent methyltransferase — translation MPERKKRIGIFWRALKSFICRSADLFYAILPKRAVLRFYSYLTYVLRTVTWRLACKYYGPAVVKYRGGIDEFILSQIKPGDRVLDVGCAEGHLSGIVAVKARSVVGVDIDKNYIENIDKDVRGLKNVEFITGDVLDLEFEEPFDVAVMVHAIEHMEKSDAILKKLSALARNIVVETPSEESDWVAELLEDMDIEDIGDDKHIKLYNDNFLKDELEQSGWTDVVSSRGPGVIRAVARSKTFQDK, via the coding sequence ATGCCGGAGCGTAAAAAGAGAATCGGTATTTTCTGGAGGGCATTAAAGAGTTTTATCTGCCGTTCCGCGGATCTATTTTATGCGATACTGCCGAAGAGGGCCGTATTAAGATTTTATTCTTACCTGACCTATGTGCTTCGAACGGTGACATGGCGGCTCGCATGCAAATACTACGGGCCGGCGGTTGTCAAGTACAGGGGCGGTATAGATGAATTCATATTGTCGCAGATAAAGCCGGGCGACAGGGTGCTGGATGTGGGATGCGCAGAGGGCCATCTGTCCGGTATCGTTGCTGTCAAGGCGCGCAGCGTAGTGGGCGTAGATATCGATAAGAACTATATAGAGAATATCGATAAAGATGTCAGGGGACTGAAGAACGTCGAGTTCATAACAGGCGATGTACTGGATCTTGAATTCGAAGAGCCCTTCGACGTCGCTGTCATGGTGCACGCCATAGAACACATGGAGAAGAGCGATGCCATATTGAAAAAGTTATCGGCATTGGCGCGAAATATAGTGGTCGAGACCCCCAGCGAAGAATCGGACTGGGTGGCCGAGCTCTTGGAAGATATGGATATCGAGGATATCGGAGACGACAAGCATATAAAGCTATACAACGACAATTTTCTGAAGGACGAGCTTGAGCAGAGCGGATGGACGGACGTTGTCTCCTCAAGGGGCCCCGGCGTTATACGGGCGGTCGCGCGTTCGAAAACATTTCAGGATAAATAG
- a CDS encoding oligosaccharide flippase family protein, which translates to MRRILKVASILGVATLVKIFAGAIRAKFLACYLGPAGVGVISQALMYSGLTIQFCSLNMGMGITKYISESIAEKREDKIPLIINTAGTFQLAASLLLIAAVLPFSKDLTKFVFSDSRYWIYFVGITLVTPLALYMIGMADPIFYGFRKIAEYTKLMIWYTVATLVILIAAVYFYRVDGVLVQILIVSAIGFGMASYFLKNKIALAPRIRWGLFKDKESRAVSKQLFKYGLISFIPANVNMFVILYLRSLFMKQYSADANGYYQVAYGISAYYLPFVTNGIWGHFYPEMCALKDNKDINRELNQFVRFAVLVSTAIAAGCIIFRKYIILILFSGQFMKAYDLLAIQAIGDIFFILFCMFSTALMARKQFKGVILISTIGYNAVLLLSYLTLTHFSIIGFRSLNLSIAFTNLMLVAVYMIYSKYDTGFVLTGNNIARIMKSVVFLGIIYFIPDVNIGSVIIKIAVGLGWIALTISKDEARRCAEAVSVYFNKKGK; encoded by the coding sequence ATGAGAAGGATATTAAAGGTCGCTTCGATTTTGGGCGTAGCTACGCTTGTCAAGATATTCGCCGGCGCGATCCGGGCGAAATTTCTTGCATGTTATCTGGGCCCTGCCGGCGTCGGGGTCATCAGCCAGGCCCTCATGTACTCCGGCCTTACGATACAATTCTGTTCGCTTAATATGGGTATGGGCATAACTAAATATATCTCTGAAAGCATTGCGGAAAAGAGAGAAGATAAGATACCGCTCATAATCAATACAGCCGGTACATTTCAACTTGCGGCATCCTTACTGCTCATAGCCGCGGTATTGCCTTTTTCAAAAGACCTTACGAAATTCGTTTTTTCGGACAGCAGGTACTGGATATATTTTGTGGGCATTACCCTGGTAACTCCGCTTGCGCTATATATGATCGGCATGGCCGATCCTATTTTTTACGGGTTCAGAAAGATTGCTGAGTACACGAAGCTGATGATCTGGTATACGGTGGCAACGCTCGTTATTCTTATAGCGGCCGTTTACTTTTACAGAGTGGATGGGGTGCTTGTACAGATACTTATAGTTTCTGCTATAGGGTTCGGCATGGCGTCGTATTTCCTCAAGAATAAGATAGCGTTAGCGCCGAGGATCCGATGGGGACTGTTCAAGGACAAAGAATCGCGTGCGGTTTCGAAGCAGCTTTTTAAATACGGGCTCATATCTTTTATACCGGCTAACGTTAATATGTTCGTTATTCTTTACCTGAGAAGCCTTTTTATGAAACAATATAGCGCGGACGCGAACGGATATTACCAGGTCGCTTATGGTATAAGCGCTTACTATCTTCCTTTTGTGACGAATGGCATCTGGGGGCATTTCTATCCTGAGATGTGCGCCTTAAAAGATAATAAGGACATCAACCGGGAGCTGAACCAGTTTGTGCGGTTTGCTGTCCTTGTTTCTACGGCGATAGCGGCCGGCTGTATCATCTTCAGGAAATATATCATCCTTATTTTGTTTTCCGGGCAATTTATGAAAGCATATGATCTTCTGGCAATTCAGGCCATAGGAGATATATTTTTTATACTCTTCTGTATGTTCAGTACGGCCCTGATGGCCCGAAAGCAGTTTAAGGGGGTTATACTTATTTCGACGATAGGATATAATGCGGTGCTATTGTTGTCATACCTGACATTAACACATTTTTCCATAATCGGTTTTCGCAGCCTTAACCTGTCTATCGCGTTCACGAATCTTATGCTTGTGGCGGTCTACATGATCTATTCGAAGTATGACACGGGATTTGTATTAACAGGGAATAATATCGCGCGGATCATGAAGAGCGTGGTATTTCTTGGAATTATATATTTCATACCGGATGTGAATATCGGCAGTGTTATTATAAAGATAGCAGTCGGCCTGGGATGGATCGCGCTCACTATTTCAAAGGACGAGGCGAGGAGATGCGCCGAGGCCGTATCGGTATACTTTAATAAGAAAGGAAAATGA
- a CDS encoding glycosyltransferase: MNDKKVLIISYVWPPMEGVGLVRALKFAKYLPAYGWQPLVLTAKSGSSTGNNDTISLPDVRVFRTDYRDPIEEIRKLSPFRRNGCACGAPSAARAETPAGCSRRPSLLRELILMPDDQIGWHKFGIEEGGKIIAAEHVDMIFSTSPPETAHLIGRRLKKMFGIPWVADLRDLWAEDHFRQRPMIKKMVLKSIERRVLKDADAVITVSEPWAETLRRSIGGPPGKVKVVENAFDEEDFKPFTYKSNDKFTITYTGKLHRDKQPLDLLFKTMRDLMAEGRIDGRKMDVRFHVLGYDKPDIEGMAVSYNLSGIVRDMGKLGYRESLEAQRSADALLFVQWQGRGGEGWYSAKLYDYIGSRRPILALARKGSIVDELIRKTSCGLTADTGEDLRSALAGLYDEFTRNGNVRYDGKETEIRNLSRKLRAGELAGIFDSLIDRARA, translated from the coding sequence GTGAATGATAAAAAGGTGCTGATCATCTCGTACGTATGGCCGCCGATGGAAGGCGTGGGGCTGGTCAGGGCGCTTAAGTTCGCCAAGTACCTTCCTGCGTATGGCTGGCAGCCTCTTGTGTTGACCGCGAAGTCCGGATCGAGCACCGGCAATAATGATACGATATCTCTACCTGATGTGCGTGTATTCAGGACCGATTACAGGGATCCGATCGAAGAGATCAGAAAGCTGTCGCCTTTCAGGCGGAATGGATGCGCATGCGGCGCTCCGTCCGCTGCAAGAGCCGAAACTCCGGCCGGATGCTCGCGCAGGCCGTCTCTATTACGCGAGCTCATACTGATGCCGGACGACCAGATAGGATGGCACAAGTTTGGCATCGAAGAGGGCGGAAAGATCATCGCCGCCGAACATGTGGATATGATCTTTAGCACCTCGCCGCCCGAGACGGCGCATCTGATAGGAAGAAGATTGAAAAAGATGTTCGGCATACCGTGGGTAGCGGACCTGAGAGACCTCTGGGCGGAGGACCACTTCAGGCAAAGGCCCATGATAAAGAAGATGGTTCTGAAGTCGATCGAAAGGCGCGTTCTGAAGGACGCCGATGCCGTGATCACCGTTTCGGAGCCATGGGCAGAGACGCTTCGCCGATCCATAGGGGGTCCTCCCGGTAAAGTGAAGGTCGTTGAGAATGCATTCGATGAGGAGGACTTTAAGCCGTTCACATATAAGTCGAACGATAAGTTCACCATAACATATACGGGAAAACTTCACCGTGACAAACAGCCTTTGGATCTTCTCTTTAAGACGATGAGGGATCTTATGGCGGAGGGCCGTATAGACGGCAGAAAGATGGATGTCAGGTTTCATGTCCTTGGCTATGATAAGCCCGACATAGAGGGAATGGCCGTATCGTATAATTTAAGCGGGATAGTCAGAGACATGGGAAAGCTCGGTTACCGGGAATCTCTGGAGGCGCAGAGGTCGGCCGATGCGCTTCTCTTCGTCCAGTGGCAGGGAAGAGGCGGCGAGGGCTGGTATTCGGCGAAACTTTACGACTACATAGGATCGCGCAGGCCCATACTGGCATTGGCCAGAAAGGGAAGCATAGTGGACGAACTGATCCGAAAGACATCCTGCGGCCTGACGGCAGATACAGGGGAAGATCTGCGCTCTGCGCTGGCCGGCCTGTATGATGAATTTACACGAAATGGCAATGTGCGATACGATGGGAAGGAGACGGAGATACGAAATCTGTCCCGAAAGCTCAGGGCGGGGGAACTTGCCGGTATTTTCGATTCACTTATTGACAGGGCGAGGGCATAG